One region of Jatrophihabitans cynanchi genomic DNA includes:
- a CDS encoding acyl-CoA dehydrogenase family protein: MQLSPSAAAREHLATLETFMREQVHPAEADYAEQRRAAGPDDHTLPPIVEELKARARALGLWNLFLPDLSGLSNLDYAHLAEVTGRSPYLAPEALNCAAPDTGNMELLHLFGTAAQKERWLAPLLDGVIRSGFCMTEPDVASSDARNIATSIVRDGDDYVINGRKWWTTGAADPRCELLIVMGKTDPDAASHRQQSMILVPTATPGVQIVRALPVFGFHDQHGHCEITFTDVRVPVTNLLAGEGEGFAIAQARLGPGRIHHAMRCIGMAERALAEMTRRALSREAFGGPIAAQGVVQAQLAESRMEIEQARLLVLKTAWLVDRFGAKGARTEVAAIKVIAPRVASAVLDRAIQIHGGAGVTEDLLLSRMWATARILRIADGPDEVHIRTVAQRELARHRPAG, from the coding sequence ATGCAGCTGAGCCCGTCCGCCGCCGCCCGAGAGCACCTCGCCACCCTCGAGACGTTCATGCGCGAGCAGGTACATCCGGCCGAGGCCGACTACGCCGAGCAGCGCAGGGCGGCCGGGCCGGACGATCACACCCTGCCGCCGATCGTCGAGGAACTCAAGGCGCGGGCCCGGGCGCTCGGGCTGTGGAACCTCTTCCTGCCCGACCTGTCCGGGCTGTCCAACCTCGACTACGCGCACCTGGCCGAGGTCACCGGCCGCTCGCCCTATCTGGCTCCGGAGGCACTCAACTGCGCCGCGCCGGACACCGGCAACATGGAACTGCTGCACCTGTTCGGCACGGCAGCGCAGAAGGAGCGCTGGCTGGCACCGCTGCTGGACGGCGTGATCCGCTCCGGCTTCTGCATGACCGAGCCGGACGTGGCCTCGTCCGACGCCCGCAACATCGCCACCTCGATCGTCCGCGACGGCGACGACTACGTGATCAACGGGCGAAAGTGGTGGACGACCGGAGCGGCCGACCCGCGCTGTGAACTGCTCATCGTGATGGGCAAGACCGATCCGGACGCCGCATCGCACCGCCAGCAGTCCATGATCCTGGTGCCTACCGCCACGCCCGGTGTCCAGATCGTGCGCGCACTGCCGGTGTTCGGCTTCCACGACCAGCACGGGCACTGCGAGATCACCTTCACCGACGTTCGGGTGCCGGTCACGAACCTGCTCGCCGGCGAGGGCGAGGGCTTCGCGATCGCGCAGGCCCGGCTCGGGCCGGGCCGGATCCACCACGCGATGCGGTGCATCGGGATGGCCGAGCGCGCGCTGGCCGAAATGACCCGCCGGGCCCTGTCCCGCGAGGCGTTCGGTGGGCCGATCGCCGCGCAGGGGGTCGTGCAGGCGCAACTGGCCGAGTCGCGGATGGAGATCGAGCAGGCCCGGCTGCTGGTGCTCAAGACCGCCTGGCTCGTCGACCGGTTCGGCGCGAAGGGCGCGCGCACCGAGGTCGCGGCGATCAAGGTGATCGCACCGCGGGTGGCGTCCGCAGTGCTGGACCGGGCGATCCAGATCCACGGCGGCGCGGGAGTCACCGAGGACCTGCTGCTGTCGCGGATGTGGGCCACAGCGCGGATCCTGCGGATCGCGGACGGCCCGGACGAGGTGCACATCCGCACCGTCGCGCAGCGCGAGCTGGCCCGGCACCGGCCGGCGGGCTAG
- a CDS encoding sugar phosphate isomerase/epimerase family protein produces the protein MHERLWVSTIGFGAVPVADVLGPLAAHGITRLGVPVVQLETGDRIANLAALRSSGCSVLDLVEPTAFTLDDPARWPAERDRLRHCVELAAAVAAPVLYLTTGPSRRLLWDEAADAFRDAIAPVRADADAAGVRLAIENTTTMRADLGFLHGLADTVEAAALAGIAVCADLFAAWTDRDLQAAIAAGAQRFALVQVADFVLGTTSTPDRAVPGDGDIAIGRQLGWLAEAGYTGPIELELLGPRISAEGPAAAAARAATIVSALM, from the coding sequence ATGCACGAGCGGCTGTGGGTCAGCACGATCGGCTTCGGTGCGGTCCCGGTCGCCGACGTGCTCGGCCCGCTCGCCGCGCACGGGATCACGCGCCTCGGCGTGCCGGTCGTCCAGCTCGAGACGGGCGATCGCATTGCCAACCTGGCCGCGCTGCGCTCGTCCGGGTGCAGCGTCCTCGATCTGGTCGAACCGACCGCGTTCACCCTCGACGATCCGGCACGTTGGCCTGCCGAGCGTGACCGGCTGCGGCACTGCGTCGAACTCGCCGCGGCGGTAGCGGCACCGGTTCTGTACCTCACGACCGGGCCGTCGCGGCGGCTGCTCTGGGACGAGGCGGCGGACGCGTTCCGCGACGCGATCGCGCCGGTACGGGCGGACGCCGACGCCGCCGGGGTGCGGCTCGCGATCGAGAACACCACCACGATGCGGGCCGATCTCGGCTTCCTGCACGGCCTCGCCGATACGGTCGAGGCCGCCGCGCTCGCCGGGATCGCCGTGTGCGCAGACCTGTTCGCCGCCTGGACCGACCGCGACCTGCAGGCGGCGATCGCGGCCGGCGCGCAGCGGTTCGCGCTGGTGCAGGTCGCCGACTTCGTGCTCGGCACCACCAGCACGCCGGACCGCGCCGTGCCCGGCGACGGGGACATCGCGATCGGCCGCCAGCTCGGCTGGCTCGCCGAGGCCGGGTACACCGGCCCGATCGAGCTGGAGCTGCTCGGGCCGCGAATCAGCGCAGAAGGGCCGGCCGCGGCGGCGGCGCGCGCGGCTACCATCGTGTCTGCGCTAATGTAG
- a CDS encoding SDR family oxidoreductase, whose protein sequence is MSVADTPTGPVPAPRPHPNHDLLAGRTVLVTAAAGTGIGFATAKRCIEEGARVAISDRHERRLGESLEQLAALGGAEPYSVPCDVTREADVRHMFDAVIAEFGRLDVVVNNAGLGGETPVVEMTDEQWSTVLDVTLNGTFRCTRAALRHMLPRRTGAIVNNASVIGWRAQAGQAHYAAAKAGVMALTRCAAIEAGPHGVRVNAVSPSIAMHPFLAKVSSDELLAELASREAFGRAAEPWEIADVIVFLASDYSSYMTGEVVSVSSQHP, encoded by the coding sequence ATGTCCGTGGCTGACACGCCGACCGGTCCGGTGCCCGCGCCGCGGCCGCACCCGAACCACGACCTGCTCGCCGGGCGCACCGTGCTCGTGACCGCCGCCGCCGGGACCGGAATCGGCTTCGCGACCGCCAAGCGGTGCATCGAGGAGGGTGCCCGGGTGGCCATCAGCGACCGGCACGAGCGGCGCCTCGGCGAGTCGCTCGAGCAGCTGGCAGCACTCGGTGGCGCCGAGCCGTACTCGGTGCCGTGCGACGTGACGCGCGAGGCCGACGTGCGGCACATGTTCGACGCGGTGATCGCCGAGTTCGGCCGGCTGGACGTCGTGGTCAACAACGCCGGGCTCGGCGGCGAGACCCCCGTCGTGGAGATGACCGACGAGCAGTGGTCGACGGTGCTGGACGTGACGCTCAACGGCACGTTCCGCTGCACCCGCGCCGCACTGCGGCACATGCTGCCGCGCCGCACCGGTGCGATCGTGAACAACGCGTCGGTCATCGGCTGGCGCGCCCAGGCCGGCCAGGCGCACTACGCAGCCGCGAAGGCCGGCGTGATGGCGCTGACCCGGTGCGCCGCGATCGAGGCCGGCCCGCACGGCGTCCGGGTGAACGCGGTGTCGCCGAGCATCGCGATGCACCCGTTCCTCGCCAAGGTGTCCTCGGACGAGCTGCTGGCCGAACTCGCCTCGCGTGAAGCGTTCGGCAGGGCCGCCGAGCCGTGGGAGATCGCCGACGTCATCGTCTTCCTCGCCAGCGACTACTCCTCGTACATGACCGGCGAGGTCGTGTCGGTCAGCAGTCAGCACCCATAG
- a CDS encoding FAS1-like dehydratase domain-containing protein, giving the protein MANHEAQGRTGTPYPVPIERGKILEFAAATRSANPAYWTSDAPVVPPTFLTTQLFWQEWAGDDANPWRHVELDRKRGMHAEQEYVFHGPPPRAGTTLTAQSRIEEIFTKQGRRGGTLTFAVMVTEFRDADGRLVAEARLTGVETERAPEADS; this is encoded by the coding sequence ATGGCAAACCACGAGGCACAAGGGCGCACCGGAACGCCGTATCCGGTGCCGATCGAGCGCGGCAAGATCCTGGAGTTCGCCGCCGCGACGCGCTCGGCGAACCCGGCGTACTGGACGTCGGACGCACCGGTGGTGCCGCCGACGTTCCTGACCACCCAGCTGTTCTGGCAGGAGTGGGCCGGTGACGACGCGAACCCGTGGCGGCACGTCGAGCTCGACCGCAAGCGCGGCATGCACGCCGAGCAGGAGTACGTGTTCCACGGGCCACCGCCGCGCGCCGGGACCACCCTGACCGCGCAGTCGCGCATCGAGGAGATCTTCACCAAGCAGGGCCGCCGTGGCGGCACGCTGACCTTCGCGGTCATGGTCACCGAGTTCCGTGACGCGGACGGCCGGCTGGTCGCCGAGGCCAGGCTCACCGGCGTGGAGACCGAGCGCGCGCCGGAGGCGGACTCGTGA
- a CDS encoding MaoC/PaaZ C-terminal domain-containing protein, whose product MTRQPPEPLVIGPLTRTDFVRYQGASGDMNPVHHDETFARAAGYDAPLAVGMFNAGLLATYATDWLGAEAVRGFRIRFREQVWPGDTLTCTGSVVREYERDGEPMVEVELACTRQTGGIAVQAWATFTREEAA is encoded by the coding sequence GTGACGCGGCAGCCGCCCGAGCCACTGGTGATCGGGCCACTCACCCGGACCGACTTCGTCCGCTACCAGGGCGCGTCCGGCGACATGAACCCGGTGCATCACGACGAGACGTTCGCCCGCGCCGCCGGCTACGACGCCCCGCTCGCCGTGGGCATGTTCAACGCCGGGCTGCTCGCGACCTACGCGACCGACTGGCTCGGCGCCGAGGCGGTGCGCGGCTTCCGGATCAGGTTCCGCGAACAGGTCTGGCCGGGTGACACACTCACCTGCACGGGCTCGGTCGTACGCGAGTACGAGCGCGACGGCGAGCCGATGGTCGAGGTCGAGCTGGCCTGCACCCGGCAGACCGGGGGTATCGCGGTACAGGCCTGGGCGACGTTCACGCGCGAGGAGGCAGCATGA
- a CDS encoding enoyl-CoA hydratase family protein, which translates to MISCTVDERGIAEIVVDHPPVNALPVAGWFELAETVRAAGADPAVRVVVLRAEGRGFNAGIDIKEVQASSGFEVLIGANRGCFAAFAAVYECAVPVIAAVQGFCLGGGIGLVGNSDVIVASDDATFGLPEVDRGALGAATHLSRLVPLHKARAMMYTSATATAAELAAFGSVHTVVPRERLRDTALALAAQIAAKDPAVIRMAKEAFNGIDLWDVKRSYRYEQGFTFELNLSGVSDRLREGFGGPGSDGPR; encoded by the coding sequence ATGATCAGCTGCACTGTCGACGAGCGCGGGATCGCCGAGATCGTCGTCGACCACCCGCCGGTCAACGCGCTTCCGGTCGCGGGCTGGTTCGAGCTGGCCGAGACGGTCCGCGCGGCCGGCGCCGATCCGGCCGTGCGGGTCGTGGTGCTGCGCGCCGAGGGCCGCGGCTTCAACGCCGGCATCGACATCAAGGAGGTCCAGGCGAGCTCCGGCTTCGAGGTGCTGATCGGCGCGAACCGTGGCTGCTTCGCCGCCTTCGCCGCCGTGTACGAGTGCGCGGTGCCGGTGATCGCCGCGGTGCAGGGCTTCTGCCTGGGTGGCGGAATCGGCCTGGTCGGCAACTCCGACGTCATCGTGGCATCTGACGATGCCACCTTCGGCCTGCCCGAGGTCGACCGCGGCGCGCTCGGTGCGGCCACCCACCTCTCGCGCCTCGTACCGCTGCACAAGGCGCGGGCGATGATGTACACCTCGGCCACCGCCACGGCCGCCGAGCTCGCGGCGTTCGGGTCGGTGCACACGGTGGTGCCACGCGAGCGGTTGCGCGACACCGCGTTGGCCCTCGCCGCGCAGATCGCGGCGAAGGACCCGGCAGTCATCCGGATGGCCAAGGAGGCGTTCAACGGCATCGACCTGTGGGACGTCAAGCGCAGCTACCGCTACGAGCAGGGCTTCACCTTCGAGCTGAACCTGTCCGGCGTGTCCGACCGGCTGCGCGAGGGCTTCGGCGGACCGGGATCGGACGGGCCGCGCTGA
- a CDS encoding acyl-CoA dehydrogenase family protein, with protein sequence MDLRWSAEDDAFRHEARSWLEAHVPHGLPSGDTREGFVAHLEWERALFAARWSAVSWPERFGGRDASLWQWLIFEEEYYRAGAPQRITQNGIFLLAPTIFEFGTPEQQERLLPRMAAAQDLWAQGWSEPGAGSDLAAVSSRAVRDDERGGWLLSGQKTWTTRGAFCTHLFGLFRTDLEAQRHHGLTYFLVPLDAPGVTVRGFERLDGDEGFAEVFLDEVFVPDRDVLGGVNEGWRVAMATTGSERGLTLRSPGRFLRSAERLVQLAKERDEPALRDRVVQSWIDAQAYQWFTLRQVTSIVDGRAVGAESSLNKLFWSELDVRLHETAMDLLGEEAQLDGPWSRGFLFSLAGPIYAGTNEVQRNVVAERLLGLPRR encoded by the coding sequence ATGGACCTGCGCTGGTCGGCCGAGGACGACGCCTTCCGCCACGAGGCCCGCAGCTGGCTCGAGGCGCACGTCCCGCACGGGCTGCCTTCCGGCGATACCCGCGAGGGCTTCGTCGCGCACCTGGAGTGGGAACGCGCCCTGTTCGCCGCACGCTGGTCGGCCGTCTCCTGGCCCGAGCGGTTCGGCGGTCGCGACGCCTCGCTGTGGCAGTGGCTGATCTTCGAGGAGGAGTACTACCGGGCCGGCGCCCCGCAGCGGATCACCCAGAACGGGATCTTCCTGCTGGCGCCGACGATCTTCGAGTTCGGCACGCCCGAGCAGCAGGAGCGGCTGCTGCCGCGCATGGCCGCCGCGCAGGACCTGTGGGCGCAGGGCTGGTCCGAGCCCGGTGCCGGCAGCGACCTAGCAGCGGTGTCCAGCCGCGCGGTGCGCGACGACGAGCGCGGCGGCTGGCTGCTGTCCGGGCAGAAGACCTGGACGACGCGCGGCGCGTTCTGCACGCACCTGTTCGGCCTGTTCCGCACCGATCTCGAGGCGCAGCGGCACCACGGCCTCACCTACTTCCTGGTCCCGCTGGACGCGCCGGGTGTGACGGTCCGCGGCTTCGAGCGGCTCGACGGCGACGAGGGATTCGCCGAGGTCTTCCTGGACGAGGTGTTCGTGCCGGATCGCGACGTGCTCGGTGGCGTCAACGAGGGCTGGCGGGTGGCGATGGCCACCACGGGGTCCGAGCGCGGCCTGACGCTGCGCTCGCCCGGCCGCTTCCTGCGCAGCGCCGAGCGGCTCGTCCAGCTGGCCAAGGAACGCGACGAGCCGGCGTTGCGCGATCGGGTGGTGCAGAGCTGGATCGACGCGCAGGCGTACCAGTGGTTCACGCTGCGCCAGGTGACGTCCATCGTCGACGGACGCGCCGTCGGTGCCGAGTCGAGCCTGAACAAGCTGTTCTGGTCCGAGCTGGACGTGCGGCTGCACGAGACCGCGATGGACCTGCTCGGCGAGGAGGCGCAGCTGGACGGCCCGTGGTCGCGCGGCTTCCTGTTCTCCCTCGCCGGACCCATCTACGCAGGCACCAACGAGGTGCAGCGCAACGTCGTGGCCGAGCGCCTGCTCGGGCTGCCGAGGAGGTAG
- a CDS encoding acyl-CoA dehydrogenase translates to MRFELDADAAALRDAVAAVLTKEVTGSVIRAGWPDGDGAVVSAAWRKLADVGVLGTLAPEAAGGLGLDLNSALPALERFGHSGLPMPVVETIAVAAPLLADARSDRLGDVLSGTAVLTAALGDSGLVPFGAGADLLVLRHGGQLRLYERGELALEPVDAVDGSRALARRTGPAAGGTVLTDDPDEVELAWQRGVIGTAAVLVGLADRMLAMTVEYVQQRQQYGVPVGSFQAIKHALASALVAVEFARPAVLAAGWALAAGVPDADAQVGAAKVLASDAARLLARTSIQCHGAMGYTTEHDLQLFAKRAWALAPDWGSPGWHRARLASALGIGE, encoded by the coding sequence GTGCGGTTCGAACTCGATGCCGACGCGGCGGCGCTGCGCGATGCCGTCGCCGCCGTGCTGACCAAGGAGGTGACCGGCTCGGTGATCCGGGCCGGCTGGCCGGACGGCGACGGCGCCGTCGTGAGTGCCGCATGGCGCAAGCTGGCCGACGTCGGCGTGCTCGGCACGCTCGCCCCCGAAGCGGCCGGCGGGCTCGGGCTCGACCTGAACAGCGCGTTGCCGGCACTGGAGCGGTTCGGGCACAGCGGGCTGCCGATGCCGGTGGTGGAGACCATCGCCGTCGCGGCCCCGCTGCTCGCGGACGCGCGCTCGGACCGGCTCGGCGACGTGCTGTCCGGCACCGCGGTGCTCACCGCGGCTCTCGGCGACAGCGGCCTCGTCCCGTTCGGTGCGGGCGCGGACCTGCTGGTGCTACGCCACGGCGGGCAGCTGCGGCTGTACGAGCGCGGCGAGCTGGCCCTGGAGCCGGTCGATGCCGTTGACGGGTCGCGCGCACTCGCCCGGCGGACCGGCCCGGCCGCCGGCGGCACCGTGCTCACCGACGATCCGGACGAGGTCGAACTCGCCTGGCAGCGCGGTGTTATCGGCACCGCGGCGGTGCTGGTCGGGCTGGCCGACCGGATGCTGGCGATGACGGTCGAGTACGTGCAGCAGCGGCAGCAGTACGGCGTCCCGGTGGGCAGCTTCCAGGCGATCAAGCACGCCTTGGCGTCCGCGCTCGTGGCGGTCGAGTTCGCCCGCCCGGCCGTGCTGGCCGCCGGCTGGGCCCTGGCCGCCGGCGTTCCCGACGCGGACGCGCAGGTGGGCGCGGCCAAGGTGCTCGCGTCCGACGCCGCCCGGCTGCTCGCCCGCACGTCGATCCAGTGCCACGGCGCGATGGGCTACACGACCGAGCACGATCTGCAACTGTTCGCCAAGCGCGCCTGGGCGCTGGCCCCGGACTGGGGCTCGCCGGGCTGGCACCGGGCCCGGCTGGCATCCGCACTGGGAATAGGGGAGTGA
- a CDS encoding enoyl-CoA hydratase — MADEVLYQRDGAIARVTLNRPEYRNAQNSAMTYALDDAFYRAAADDDVKVIILSGAGKHFSAGHDIGTPGRDVDTSFDRRAGLWWDHVGKLGGESRYAREQEVYLGMCRRWRELPKPVIAQVHGACIAGGLMLAWICDLIVASDDAFFADPVVRMGIPGVEYFAHPWVMGARQAKEFLFVGERVDAGRALQLGMVNRVVPREQLEAEVDALAAKIATMPRLGLALTKKAVNQAEDAMGLQVGMDSVFGLHHFAHAHNAEAGVDSLGGHDARSMRDARQEGEGTS; from the coding sequence ATGGCCGACGAGGTGCTGTACCAGCGGGACGGCGCGATCGCGCGCGTCACGCTGAACCGGCCCGAGTACCGCAACGCGCAGAACTCGGCGATGACCTACGCACTGGACGACGCGTTCTATCGCGCCGCGGCCGACGACGACGTCAAGGTGATCATCTTGTCCGGCGCGGGCAAGCACTTCTCCGCCGGGCACGACATCGGCACGCCGGGCCGCGACGTGGACACCTCCTTCGACCGGCGCGCCGGGCTGTGGTGGGACCACGTCGGCAAGCTCGGCGGGGAGAGCCGCTACGCGCGTGAGCAGGAGGTGTACCTGGGCATGTGCCGGCGCTGGCGCGAGCTGCCGAAGCCGGTGATCGCGCAGGTGCACGGCGCGTGCATCGCGGGCGGCCTGATGCTCGCCTGGATCTGTGACCTGATCGTCGCCTCCGACGACGCGTTCTTCGCCGATCCGGTGGTGCGCATGGGCATCCCCGGCGTCGAGTACTTCGCGCACCCGTGGGTGATGGGGGCGCGGCAGGCCAAGGAGTTCCTGTTCGTCGGCGAGCGCGTCGACGCCGGGCGGGCGCTGCAGCTGGGCATGGTGAACCGGGTGGTGCCGCGCGAGCAGCTCGAGGCCGAGGTCGACGCGCTGGCCGCGAAGATCGCGACGATGCCGCGTCTCGGTCTCGCCCTCACCAAGAAGGCGGTCAACCAGGCCGAGGACGCGATGGGGCTGCAGGTGGGCATGGACTCGGTGTTCGGGCTGCACCACTTCGCCCACGCGCACAACGCCGAGGCGGGCGTGGACTCACTCGGCGGGCACGACGCACGCTCGATGCGCGACGCCCGCCAGGAAGGGGAGGGAACGTCATGA
- a CDS encoding SDR family oxidoreductase, which produces MTAMSDGRTVIITGAGQGLGREHALEFGRQGGRVVVNDVGDAAEEVAAQIRAAGGTAIAFAADVSDWQQAEALVQKAIAEFGTLHALVNNAGINRDRMLVGMSEDEWDLVLKVDLKGHFAPMRHAAAYWRDQSKQGTPVQARIVNTSSGAGLMGSVGQGNYAAAKAGIAALTQVAAVEFARYGITVNAIAPSARTPMTETVFAEQMRAPETGFDAMHPGNVSPLVVWLASAEAGDVTGRVFEIEGGTVSVADGWQHGPRIEKDARWDPAELGAPLRALLNRAPAPAPVYGA; this is translated from the coding sequence ATGACCGCGATGAGCGACGGGCGCACGGTGATCATCACCGGTGCCGGTCAGGGACTCGGGCGCGAGCACGCCCTCGAGTTCGGCAGGCAGGGCGGCCGGGTCGTGGTGAACGACGTCGGCGACGCGGCCGAGGAGGTGGCGGCGCAGATCCGCGCCGCGGGCGGCACCGCGATCGCCTTCGCCGCCGACGTCAGCGACTGGCAGCAGGCCGAAGCCCTGGTACAGAAGGCGATCGCCGAGTTCGGCACGCTGCACGCGCTGGTGAACAACGCCGGCATCAACCGCGACCGGATGCTGGTCGGCATGTCCGAGGACGAGTGGGACCTGGTGCTGAAGGTCGACCTCAAGGGCCACTTCGCGCCGATGCGGCACGCCGCCGCGTACTGGCGCGACCAGAGCAAGCAGGGCACGCCGGTGCAGGCGCGCATCGTCAACACCAGCTCCGGCGCGGGGCTGATGGGCAGCGTCGGGCAGGGCAACTACGCGGCGGCCAAGGCCGGCATCGCCGCGCTCACCCAGGTCGCCGCCGTCGAGTTCGCGCGGTACGGCATCACCGTCAACGCCATCGCACCCTCGGCCCGCACCCCGATGACCGAGACCGTCTTCGCCGAGCAGATGCGCGCGCCGGAGACCGGCTTCGACGCGATGCACCCGGGCAACGTGTCGCCGCTCGTAGTGTGGCTGGCGAGCGCCGAAGCCGGGGACGTGACCGGCCGGGTGTTCGAGATCGAGGGCGGCACCGTCAGCGTCGCGGACGGCTGGCAGCACGGCCCGCGAATCGAGAAGGACGCGCGCTGGGACCCGGCCGAGCTGGGCGCGCCGCTGCGCGCGCTGCTGAACCGGGCACCCGCGCCGGCACCGGTCTACGGGGCCTGA
- a CDS encoding acyl-CoA dehydrogenase family protein: protein MGGQDNDAAGDAAFRDEIRSWLAANLTGEFAALVGKGGPGREHEFVPERIAWERRLGEGRWIGIGWPQQDGGRELSWQQQVIFHEEYARAGAPARVGHIGEQLLGPTLLMCGTPQQRARFLPGILTGTELWCQGYSEPEAGSDLAAVKTRAVLREGQWHIHGQKVWTSLAQFSDWCFVLARTDPGEQRHRGLSYLLVPMDQPGVDVRPIVQLTGTSEFNEVFFDDARAAEADVVGAPGDGWRVAMSTLAVERGVSTFGQQQGFAREFEAVLAQARANGGIADPDLAARLVDAWIGLRVLRYTAQATLGVPAGTTPGTEANIVKLLWAPWHQRLGELAVDVLGAAGTEVGPDYDLSDAQRLFLYTRSDTIYGGSNEIQRNVIAERLLGLPRG, encoded by the coding sequence GTGGGCGGGCAGGACAACGACGCTGCCGGCGACGCCGCGTTCCGCGACGAGATCCGCTCGTGGCTGGCCGCCAACCTCACCGGCGAGTTCGCCGCACTCGTCGGCAAGGGTGGTCCGGGCCGCGAGCACGAGTTCGTGCCGGAGCGCATTGCCTGGGAGCGGCGGCTCGGTGAGGGCCGCTGGATCGGGATCGGCTGGCCGCAGCAGGACGGCGGGCGCGAGCTGAGCTGGCAACAGCAGGTGATCTTCCATGAGGAGTACGCGCGCGCCGGAGCCCCCGCGCGCGTCGGGCACATCGGCGAGCAGCTGCTCGGCCCGACGCTGCTCATGTGCGGCACCCCGCAGCAGCGCGCCCGGTTCCTGCCCGGCATCCTGACCGGCACCGAGCTGTGGTGCCAGGGCTACTCCGAACCGGAGGCGGGGTCCGACCTCGCCGCGGTCAAGACCCGCGCGGTGCTGCGCGAGGGCCAGTGGCACATCCACGGGCAGAAGGTGTGGACCTCGCTCGCCCAGTTCAGCGACTGGTGCTTCGTGCTCGCCCGCACCGATCCCGGCGAACAGCGCCATCGCGGGCTGTCCTACCTGCTGGTGCCGATGGATCAGCCGGGCGTCGACGTCCGGCCCATCGTCCAGCTCACCGGAACCTCCGAGTTCAACGAGGTGTTCTTCGACGACGCGCGCGCAGCCGAGGCCGACGTCGTCGGTGCGCCCGGCGACGGGTGGCGGGTCGCGATGAGCACGCTCGCCGTAGAGCGCGGCGTCTCGACGTTCGGCCAGCAGCAGGGCTTCGCCCGCGAGTTCGAGGCGGTACTCGCGCAGGCGCGGGCGAACGGCGGCATCGCCGATCCGGACCTCGCGGCGCGCCTGGTCGACGCGTGGATCGGGCTGCGGGTGCTGCGCTACACCGCGCAGGCGACGCTCGGCGTGCCCGCGGGCACCACGCCGGGCACCGAGGCCAACATCGTCAAGCTGCTCTGGGCGCCGTGGCACCAGCGGCTCGGCGAGCTGGCGGTCGACGTGCTCGGCGCGGCCGGCACCGAGGTCGGCCCGGACTACGACCTGTCCGACGCGCAGCGGCTGTTCCTGTACACGCGCTCGGACACGATCTACGGCGGCTCGAACGAGATCCAGCGCAACGTGATCGCCGAGCGGCTGCTCGGCCTGCCGCGGGGATAG
- a CDS encoding acyl-CoA dehydrogenase family protein, whose translation MEFTDSPDQAELREVVRDFLGRHVTPERVRAAAAGSDGYDAALWMRLCGELGLTALPVPEALGGAGAGFAEVAVVLEETGRVLAPVPYLSGAVAATLLACGEPDAARQFLPGLADGTAKAALALDGEVTLEDGTVSGTARNVADGAAADVLLVRAVDTLVAVRAADADVEAVGTLDQTRPQANVTFRASPAITVGVPADLAQDLLRTALAVEAVGAADHCLAATVAYLKERVQFGRPIGQFQALKHRCAGLAVEVESARATARAAVWTAVHDPDSLAVVGPLAKRHCADVFMHVTAEMIQLHGGIGFTWEHEAHLYFKRAKSTQLTAGTPAQLRRLVGERAGLI comes from the coding sequence ATGGAATTCACCGATTCACCCGATCAGGCAGAGCTGCGCGAGGTGGTGCGCGACTTCCTGGGCCGGCACGTCACGCCCGAACGGGTCCGCGCGGCCGCCGCCGGGTCCGATGGCTACGACGCCGCGCTGTGGATGCGGCTCTGCGGCGAACTGGGCCTGACCGCGCTGCCTGTGCCCGAGGCGCTCGGCGGTGCCGGGGCGGGCTTCGCCGAGGTCGCCGTCGTCCTGGAGGAGACCGGCCGGGTGCTCGCGCCCGTCCCGTACCTGTCCGGGGCGGTCGCCGCCACGCTGCTGGCGTGCGGCGAGCCGGACGCGGCTCGGCAGTTCCTGCCCGGCCTGGCCGACGGGACGGCGAAGGCTGCGCTCGCGCTCGACGGCGAGGTCACGCTCGAGGACGGCACGGTGAGCGGCACAGCGCGAAACGTGGCCGACGGCGCAGCGGCGGACGTGCTGCTGGTGCGCGCCGTCGACACGCTGGTCGCGGTACGCGCCGCGGACGCTGACGTCGAAGCCGTCGGCACGCTCGATCAGACCCGGCCACAGGCGAACGTGACATTCCGCGCGTCGCCGGCCATCACAGTCGGCGTGCCGGCGGACCTCGCGCAGGACCTGCTGCGGACGGCACTGGCCGTCGAGGCGGTCGGCGCCGCCGACCACTGTCTGGCCGCGACGGTGGCGTACCTGAAGGAGCGCGTTCAGTTCGGCAGGCCCATCGGTCAGTTCCAGGCGCTCAAGCACCGCTGCGCCGGCCTCGCCGTCGAGGTCGAGTCGGCCCGGGCGACCGCGCGCGCCGCGGTGTGGACGGCCGTGCACGATCCCGATTCGCTCGCCGTCGTCGGCCCGCTGGCCAAGCGGCACTGCGCGGACGTGTTCATGCACGTCACGGCCGAGATGATCCAGCTGCACGGCGGCATCGGCTTCACCTGGGAGCACGAGGCGCACCTGTACTTCAAGCGCGCCAAGTCCACCCAGCTGACGGCCGGTACGCCCGCGCAGTTGCGCCGCTTGGTGGGCGAGCGCGCGGGGCTGATCTGA